The Carassius gibelio isolate Cgi1373 ecotype wild population from Czech Republic chromosome B22, carGib1.2-hapl.c, whole genome shotgun sequence genome window below encodes:
- the LOC127988511 gene encoding uncharacterized protein LOC127988511: MILLFCLTLWSLMGVSGVDVVKSESESVMEGDSVTLRTDVTEILKHEEIDWRFGKILIANINMKENKSTLYNTSVTERFRGRLKLDQTGSLIIMNTRTTDSGEYKVTSISRDTPLITFNLTVYARLPVPVISSNTSQNSSSSGSLSGCVFVCSVVNVSAVTLSWYKGNSLLSSISVSDLSRRLSLHLECLDDFYSCVVNNPIRNQTTHLNTQLCQTCSEHCICCCGSVEAVIRLALSALVGVATVAMLIYDIRSRSLQQKREQTSPSDTD, translated from the exons atgattCTATTATTTTGCTTGACCTTGTGGAGTCTGATGG GTGTGTCTGGTGTTGATGTAGTGAAGTCAGAGTCagagtcagtgatggagggagattctgtcactctcaGGACCGATGTTACTGAAATACTGAAACATGAAGAGATCGATTGGAGGTTTGGAAAAATTCTCATAGCTAACATCAACATGAAGGAGAATAAGAGCACGCTTTATAATACCAGTGTTACTGAGAGATTCAGaggcagactgaagctggatcagactggatctctgatcatcatgaacaccagaaccacagactctggagaatataaaGTCACCAGCATCAGCCGAGACACACCGCTCATCACATTCAatcttactgtctatg ctcgtctgcctgttcctgtcatcagcagtaacACTTCTCAAAATTCATCATCATCAGGATCATTGTccggttgtgtgtttgtgtgttcagtggtgaatgtgagtgctgtgactctctcctggtacaaaggaaacagtttattgtccagcatcagtgtgtctgatctcagcagaaGACTTTCTTTACATCTGGAGTGTCTAGATGATTTCTACAGCTGTGTGGTGaacaatcccatcagaaaccagaccacacatctcaaCACTCAACTCTGTCAGACATGTTCAG AACACTGTATCTGCTGTTGCGGTTCTgttgaagctgtgatccgattggctctctctgctctggtgggcgtggctactgttGCTATGCTGatttatgacatcagatccagaaGTCTTCAACAGAAGAGAGAGCAGACTTCACCATCAGACACTGATTAA